One window from the genome of Salisaeta longa DSM 21114 encodes:
- a CDS encoding cell division protein FtsX, producing MLYALREGLASFRRAKFAAFASTSAMTVALVLIGLFGLVGLEAQRLSAWMRQRVGVMEVFVEEDASQTQAYALHARLQTLTAIDSTTFVSQQEAQQIFQREFGEGSDIFADTPFLPASVRLYLKPAYVHPDSLGQLAGRVRIWQHVDDVVFNQPLLVKVQSNLRLVTTGIIVLGLIVVLAAIFLVANTIRLTIYARRLLIRTMKLVGATDAFIRRPFLVEGVLQGLIAGSIAAGIVGGCYRLLLTYLPQLAAAADPRTLWVLVGGVVTTGVVLGWLGSWIAVRRFIRTIHVH from the coding sequence GTGCTGTACGCCCTTCGCGAAGGACTTGCCAGCTTCCGCCGCGCCAAGTTTGCGGCGTTTGCGTCGACCAGTGCCATGACGGTCGCGCTTGTGCTCATTGGCCTCTTTGGGTTGGTGGGCCTCGAAGCGCAGCGCCTCTCGGCCTGGATGCGCCAGCGCGTGGGCGTGATGGAGGTGTTCGTGGAGGAGGACGCGAGCCAGACGCAGGCCTACGCGCTGCATGCCCGCCTGCAAACCCTGACGGCTATTGACTCCACCACCTTCGTGTCGCAGCAGGAGGCGCAGCAAATTTTTCAGCGCGAATTTGGCGAGGGAAGTGACATTTTTGCAGACACGCCGTTTCTGCCGGCGTCGGTGCGGCTGTACCTAAAGCCCGCCTATGTGCATCCCGACAGCCTCGGACAACTCGCGGGCCGCGTGCGCATCTGGCAGCACGTAGACGACGTCGTGTTCAATCAGCCGCTGCTGGTTAAGGTGCAGTCGAACCTGCGGCTCGTAACCACAGGCATCATCGTCCTCGGACTCATCGTGGTGCTGGCTGCTATCTTCTTGGTCGCTAACACCATTCGGCTCACCATCTACGCGCGGCGGCTCCTCATTCGCACCATGAAGCTGGTTGGCGCCACCGACGCGTTCATCCGTCGGCCGTTTTTGGTGGAAGGGGTGCTGCAGGGCCTCATCGCCGGAAGCATCGCGGCAGGCATTGTGGGCGGGTGCTACCGGCTGCTGCTTACGTACCTGCCACAGCTTGCCGCGGCCGCCGATCCGCGCACGCTGTGGGTGCTGGTGGGCGGCGTAGTAACCACCGGGGTGGTGCTGGGCTGGCTGGGCTCGTGGATTGCCGTGCGCCGCTTCATCCGAACCATCCACGTGCATTGA
- the accC gene encoding acetyl-CoA carboxylase biotin carboxylase subunit, whose translation MTDASLPEPINKVLIANRGEIAVRVMRTCQEMGLATVAVYSAPDRRAPHVRLADEAYAIGPAEANASYLDQEKILGVARQSGADAIHPGYGFLSENADFAAACAAAGVRFIGPSPEAIRAMGDKTAARELMQQAGVPMAPGTTDAVADATEGAAVAEDIGYPVLIKAAAGGGGKGMRIVHSPDNFARAMEMAQSEAEGAFGDGRVFIEKYIQQPRHIEFQIVADAHGNTVHLFERECSIQRRHQKVIEEAPSSVLTPEVRAEMGAAAIAAAEAVDYVNAGTVEFLVDADLNFYFMEMNTRLQVEHPVTEWITGIDLVAEQLRVAQGAPLSFSQDELTMNGHAIESRVYAEDPAAGFLPDPGPLTRHAPPSGLGVRVDAGVEEGGEVLIHYDPMISKLTTWAPTRQGAIDRMVRALDEYEVAGVTTTIPFCRFAMQHEAFRTGTFSTHFVDDHFTPEALHVDSAARDRLAAIAATLYYAETTADDPSLAPNGASPARASAWRQRRRL comes from the coding sequence ATGACGGACGCTTCGCTCCCCGAGCCTATCAATAAAGTGCTGATTGCCAACCGCGGCGAGATTGCCGTACGCGTCATGCGCACGTGTCAGGAGATGGGGCTGGCCACGGTGGCGGTGTACAGCGCCCCCGACCGCCGCGCGCCCCACGTGCGGCTGGCCGATGAGGCCTACGCCATTGGGCCGGCCGAGGCTAATGCCTCGTATCTCGATCAGGAGAAAATCCTGGGCGTGGCCCGGCAGAGCGGCGCCGATGCCATTCATCCGGGCTACGGCTTCCTCTCGGAAAATGCCGACTTTGCGGCGGCGTGCGCCGCGGCGGGTGTGCGGTTCATTGGGCCGTCGCCCGAGGCAATTCGGGCCATGGGCGACAAAACGGCGGCCCGCGAGCTCATGCAGCAGGCCGGTGTGCCAATGGCGCCGGGTACCACCGATGCCGTGGCGGATGCCACCGAAGGCGCGGCCGTGGCTGAAGACATCGGCTACCCGGTGCTGATTAAAGCGGCCGCGGGCGGGGGCGGCAAGGGCATGCGCATTGTGCACAGCCCCGACAATTTTGCGCGGGCGATGGAGATGGCGCAGTCGGAGGCGGAGGGCGCGTTTGGCGACGGCCGCGTGTTTATCGAGAAGTACATCCAGCAGCCCCGCCACATCGAGTTCCAGATTGTGGCCGACGCGCACGGCAACACCGTGCACCTGTTTGAGCGCGAGTGCTCCATTCAGCGCCGCCACCAAAAGGTGATCGAGGAGGCGCCGTCGTCGGTGCTTACGCCCGAGGTGCGCGCCGAGATGGGCGCAGCGGCCATTGCGGCGGCCGAGGCGGTCGACTACGTGAACGCCGGTACCGTCGAATTTCTGGTGGACGCCGATCTCAACTTCTACTTTATGGAGATGAACACGCGGCTGCAGGTGGAGCATCCGGTGACGGAGTGGATTACGGGCATCGACCTGGTGGCCGAGCAGCTGCGCGTGGCGCAGGGGGCGCCGCTCTCGTTTTCGCAGGACGAGCTGACGATGAACGGGCATGCCATCGAGAGCCGCGTGTATGCCGAAGACCCGGCCGCGGGGTTTCTGCCCGACCCGGGGCCGCTGACGCGCCATGCGCCGCCGTCGGGCCTGGGCGTGCGCGTGGATGCGGGCGTGGAGGAGGGCGGCGAGGTGCTCATCCACTACGATCCGATGATCTCGAAGCTCACCACCTGGGCCCCCACGCGCCAGGGCGCCATCGACCGGATGGTGCGGGCGCTCGACGAGTACGAGGTGGCGGGCGTGACGACCACCATCCCCTTCTGCCGCTTTGCCATGCAGCACGAGGCCTTCCGCACGGGCACCTTCTCAACCCACTTCGTGGACGACCACTTTACGCCCGAGGCGCTGCACGTAGACAGCGCGGCCCGCGACCGCCTCGCGGCCATCGCGGCGACGCTGTACTACGCCGAGACCACCGCAGACGACCCGTCGCTTGCCCCCAACGGCGCCTCGCCGGCGCGCGCCTCGGCCTGGCGCCAGCGCCGCCGCCTGTAG
- a CDS encoding DnaJ C-terminal domain-containing protein — protein sequence MPQTKDYYDILGVSEDASAREIKKAYRTLARKHHPDRNPDNTNAEERFKEIQEAYAVLSDEEKRRQYDTQRKFGGAGGFGNGGFGGRGGPEVRFNQDDFFGGRGGAPGGLGDIFESFFGARQQNRGGGPFQQRQRGQQRGQDVETRLRLSFQEALRGGRKQVELPTGETVRINVPKGVRNGFKIRLRGRGQRGPSGQRGDLYVTFEVGDHPQFTRKGDDVYHTASISAFDALLGTEARIPTPYGQHIKVNIPAGTQPGEKLRLRGQGIQTEDSTGDLYVEVDVRIPTSLSEAQREHIQAAADAA from the coding sequence ATGCCGCAAACAAAAGACTACTACGACATTCTGGGCGTCAGTGAAGACGCAAGCGCCCGCGAGATCAAGAAAGCATACCGCACACTCGCACGCAAGCACCATCCGGACCGCAACCCCGACAATACGAATGCGGAGGAGCGCTTCAAAGAAATTCAAGAAGCCTACGCGGTGCTTTCGGACGAGGAGAAGCGGCGCCAGTACGACACCCAGCGGAAGTTTGGTGGCGCGGGCGGCTTTGGCAACGGCGGCTTCGGGGGCCGCGGGGGCCCGGAGGTGCGCTTTAACCAGGACGACTTCTTTGGCGGCCGGGGGGGCGCGCCCGGCGGGCTGGGCGACATCTTTGAGAGCTTCTTCGGCGCGCGCCAGCAAAATCGCGGCGGCGGCCCCTTCCAGCAGCGCCAGCGCGGGCAACAACGCGGGCAAGACGTAGAGACGCGCCTGCGCCTGTCGTTTCAAGAGGCGCTGCGCGGCGGCCGCAAGCAAGTGGAGCTGCCCACCGGCGAGACCGTGCGCATCAACGTGCCCAAGGGCGTGCGCAACGGCTTCAAGATTCGCCTGCGCGGACGCGGCCAACGCGGCCCCTCCGGCCAGCGCGGCGACCTGTACGTCACCTTCGAGGTGGGCGATCATCCCCAGTTTACCCGGAAGGGCGACGACGTGTATCACACGGCGTCCATCTCGGCCTTCGACGCGCTCCTGGGCACCGAGGCGCGCATCCCCACGCCGTACGGCCAGCACATCAAGGTAAACATTCCGGCCGGCACGCAGCCCGGCGAGAAGCTTCGCCTGAGGGGGCAAGGCATCCAGACCGAAGATAGCACCGGCGACTTGTACGTGGAGGTCGACGTCCGCATCCCCACATCGCTCTCCGAGGCGCAACGCGAACACATACAGGCCGCGGCCGACGCGGCGTAA
- a CDS encoding ABC transporter ATP-binding protein, whose translation MDSSAAATRETSDSQGLRPQRLLTALRRIFQLSRPYRGRLYAALALVAVGSLVALAVPLGLRALLNAVFQEGNRALLNRLTLGLVVLFLAQALLSFGGNYNLAWVGERVVADLRQRVYRHLHRLDLRFFANHRTGDLTSRLTNDVGAVRDAVTQALAELLTQSLSLVGSVVLMVVLNWRLSLIIFVVVPLVTGLAIYFGRKIRALARRIQDRLADTTAIAEEALAAIRMVKAFGRDAHEVERYNTAVDELFGEARRRVLLSSAFSAGVGLLFFGALVAIFWYGGTEVLNGRLTAGDLVAFIFYAFNIARSVGGLSRLYTTFNSAAGATERLFGLLDTAPAITEAPDAEVLTHVRGAVRFENVTFGYAPEQPVLRDITLEVAPGTTLALVGPSGAGKTTLLSLIPRLYDPQAGRVCIDGYDVRTVTRQSLRQHIAMVSQDIHLFNASIRANIRYGRLEASDAAVERAARAANAHDFIRALPAGYDAAVGERGVKLSGGQRQRIAIARALLRDAPLLLLDEATSSLDSTSEALVQEALARLMEHRTTFIIAHRLSTVQDADRLVVMDEGRIVQTGTHRTLAAQDGLYRTLAAHQFDLAA comes from the coding sequence ATGGATTCATCTGCCGCAGCCACACGTGAGACGTCCGATAGTCAAGGGCTCAGGCCCCAGCGTCTGTTGACAGCGCTTCGGCGCATCTTTCAACTGAGTCGCCCGTACCGGGGACGGCTCTACGCGGCGCTCGCGCTGGTAGCGGTGGGTTCGTTGGTAGCCCTGGCGGTGCCGCTGGGGCTGCGGGCCTTGCTGAACGCCGTCTTCCAGGAGGGCAACCGGGCGCTGCTCAACCGGCTTACGCTGGGGCTTGTGGTGCTCTTCCTGGCGCAGGCGCTGCTCTCGTTTGGCGGCAACTACAACCTCGCGTGGGTAGGCGAGCGCGTCGTGGCCGACTTGCGGCAGCGGGTGTACCGGCACCTGCACCGCCTCGATCTCCGCTTTTTCGCCAATCACCGCACCGGCGACCTCACCTCGCGCCTGACCAACGACGTGGGCGCGGTGCGCGATGCCGTGACGCAGGCCCTGGCCGAGCTCCTTACGCAGTCGCTCTCGCTCGTGGGCTCGGTGGTGCTCATGGTGGTGCTCAACTGGCGCCTGAGCCTCATCATCTTCGTGGTGGTGCCGTTGGTGACGGGCCTCGCCATCTATTTCGGCCGGAAGATTCGCGCGCTGGCCCGGCGCATTCAGGACCGCCTCGCAGATACCACGGCCATCGCGGAGGAGGCGCTGGCGGCCATCCGCATGGTGAAGGCATTTGGCCGCGATGCGCACGAGGTAGAGCGTTACAATACGGCGGTAGACGAGCTGTTTGGGGAAGCCCGGCGTCGGGTGCTGCTCTCCTCAGCGTTTAGCGCGGGCGTGGGGCTGCTGTTCTTTGGGGCGCTGGTGGCCATCTTCTGGTACGGCGGCACCGAGGTGCTGAACGGACGCCTGACGGCCGGCGACCTGGTGGCATTTATCTTCTACGCCTTCAACATTGCGCGCAGCGTGGGCGGTCTTTCGCGGCTCTACACGACGTTCAACAGCGCGGCCGGCGCCACCGAGCGGCTGTTTGGGTTGCTGGACACCGCGCCCGCCATCACCGAGGCGCCGGATGCCGAGGTCCTCACGCATGTGCGCGGCGCCGTGCGGTTTGAGAACGTGACGTTTGGGTACGCACCCGAGCAGCCGGTGCTGCGAGACATCACCCTGGAGGTGGCCCCCGGCACGACGCTCGCGCTGGTTGGGCCGAGTGGCGCCGGCAAAACGACGCTCCTCAGCCTCATCCCCCGGCTGTACGACCCGCAGGCCGGGCGCGTGTGCATCGACGGCTACGATGTGCGCACCGTCACGCGGCAGAGCCTGCGGCAGCACATCGCGATGGTGTCGCAAGACATCCACCTGTTCAACGCAAGCATCCGCGCAAACATCCGCTACGGGCGGCTGGAGGCCTCCGATGCGGCGGTGGAGCGGGCAGCGCGCGCGGCCAACGCGCACGATTTCATCCGGGCCCTGCCGGCGGGCTACGACGCGGCAGTGGGCGAGCGCGGCGTAAAGCTCTCGGGCGGCCAGCGGCAACGCATCGCCATTGCGCGGGCCCTGTTGCGGGATGCACCGCTGCTCCTGCTCGACGAAGCCACCTCCTCGCTCGACTCGACCTCGGAGGCCCTCGTGCAAGAAGCGCTGGCGCGCCTGATGGAGCACCGCACCACCTTCATCATTGCGCACCGCCTCTCCACCGTGCAAGATGCCGACCGCCTCGTGGTGATGGACGAAGGGCGCATCGTGCAAACCGGCACCCATCGCACGCTGGCGGCCCAAGACGGCCTGTACCGCACGCTGGCCGCGCATCAATTCGACCTTGCAGCCTAA
- the pbpC gene encoding penicillin-binding protein 1C produces the protein MTVPDLRAGAVAVVRSSACAAMRLRSSTFKGWAWVVLLGLASLLWPLPDALQTPPALTLHITARDGSLLRTVRPHGRGTPVALRDVHPAVVQALVATEDERFWWHPGIDPLALLRAAWTDLRHGAILSGGSTLTMQVARLLRNERQRGIVDKLLEMHLALRLSLWLDKRDVLALWLNRVSFGNRARGIEAAAQLYFGKSARDLTRAEAAYLVGLPQSPSRYNPFRHPARAKERQRHVLQSMVRAGYCSADAAARTAALPLDLQSPDPLFRAPHFTQWRLDRLPADASLRELRTTLDAHLQRRVAAIVQTHVERLAPYNLTNAAAVVLENASGAIRAYVGSADFWNARTAGQNDGVRMLRQPGSTMKPFLYALALSTRRYTPATILKDLPLQVPEAGGAFHPENYDQRYHGPVSLRTALASSYNVPAVRVARALGPPRLLHLLHRFGFASLHRAARTYGVGLTLGNGEVQLLELARAYAGLARGGVLPAVQAERWRRTLSGDTLRPALARPARTGLSPAVAFLITNILKDPAARAPGFGRGSPLELPFPVAVKTGTSKDYRDNWTVGYTPRYTVAVWAGNFDGAPMQRVSGVAGAGPIFHAIMKALGSGGSFSTPAGIATATICPVSGQRPGAHCPTTRRGVFLQGTTPADTCTVHRRVPIDVRTGVRATPQTPPRFVARRRFTVHPPAFHAWMRRHGHALPPGRSSPNGLEPPRPRITYPPDGARYWIDPVLHAAHQQIHLAGVVDPSLRAVHWTVDGERLATSGPAATWTLRPGPHTIRLQGRTPRGHIVGSDTVQIHVRGGATAARR, from the coding sequence ATGACGGTTCCCGATCTACGCGCGGGGGCCGTTGCTGTCGTTCGTTCTTCTGCCTGTGCCGCCATGCGCCTCCGTTCGTCAACGTTTAAGGGATGGGCATGGGTCGTGCTGCTGGGGCTGGCGTCGCTGCTTTGGCCCCTCCCCGATGCCCTCCAGACGCCGCCGGCGCTTACGCTGCACATCACCGCGCGCGACGGCTCGCTCCTGCGCACCGTGCGCCCCCACGGCCGCGGCACGCCGGTAGCGCTGCGCGACGTGCACCCGGCGGTGGTGCAGGCCCTTGTAGCCACCGAGGACGAGCGGTTCTGGTGGCACCCCGGCATCGATCCCCTGGCGCTGCTGCGTGCCGCCTGGACCGACCTCCGCCACGGGGCCATCCTCAGCGGCGGCTCGACCCTCACGATGCAGGTGGCCCGCCTGCTGCGCAACGAGAGGCAGCGCGGCATCGTCGACAAGCTGCTGGAGATGCACCTGGCCCTCCGCCTATCGCTGTGGCTTGACAAGCGAGACGTGCTGGCGCTGTGGCTCAACCGCGTGTCCTTTGGCAACCGGGCCCGCGGCATCGAAGCGGCGGCGCAGCTGTATTTTGGCAAGTCGGCCCGCGACCTGACGCGCGCCGAGGCGGCGTACCTGGTGGGCCTGCCCCAAAGTCCGAGCCGCTACAACCCGTTCCGCCACCCGGCGCGCGCCAAAGAACGGCAGCGGCACGTGCTCCAGTCGATGGTACGCGCCGGCTACTGCTCGGCCGACGCGGCTGCCCGCACGGCTGCACTCCCGCTCGACCTCCAATCGCCCGATCCTTTGTTTCGCGCGCCGCACTTCACGCAGTGGCGCCTGGACCGGCTGCCCGCTGATGCGTCGCTCCGCGAGCTGCGCACCACGCTCGACGCGCACCTGCAGCGCCGCGTGGCGGCTATCGTACAAACGCATGTTGAGCGCCTCGCGCCCTACAACCTCACCAACGCCGCCGCCGTAGTGCTCGAGAATGCATCGGGGGCGATCCGTGCGTATGTGGGCAGCGCGGATTTTTGGAATGCCCGCACGGCCGGTCAAAACGATGGCGTGCGCATGCTGCGGCAGCCGGGCAGCACCATGAAGCCGTTTCTGTATGCGCTGGCGCTCTCGACGCGCCGCTACACGCCCGCCACCATCCTAAAAGACCTGCCGCTGCAGGTGCCCGAAGCGGGGGGCGCGTTTCATCCCGAAAACTACGATCAGCGGTACCACGGGCCCGTTTCGTTGCGCACGGCGCTGGCATCAAGCTACAACGTGCCGGCCGTTCGTGTGGCCCGCGCCCTGGGCCCACCGCGGCTCCTGCATCTGCTGCACCGCTTCGGCTTTGCCTCGCTCCATCGCGCGGCGCGCACCTACGGCGTGGGCCTTACGCTGGGTAATGGCGAGGTGCAACTCCTGGAACTGGCCCGCGCGTACGCCGGCCTGGCCCGAGGCGGCGTGTTGCCCGCTGTGCAGGCCGAGCGCTGGCGCCGCACCCTCTCGGGGGATACGCTCCGCCCCGCCCTGGCGCGGCCCGCGCGTACGGGGCTCTCGCCCGCGGTGGCCTTCCTCATCACCAACATCCTCAAGGACCCCGCGGCCCGCGCGCCCGGATTTGGACGCGGCAGCCCGCTGGAGCTTCCCTTCCCCGTGGCCGTCAAAACCGGCACCTCCAAAGATTACCGCGACAACTGGACGGTGGGCTATACGCCGCGCTACACGGTGGCCGTTTGGGCCGGAAACTTTGACGGAGCGCCCATGCAGCGCGTGAGTGGCGTCGCGGGCGCCGGCCCCATCTTTCACGCCATCATGAAAGCCTTGGGGAGTGGCGGTTCCTTCTCGACGCCCGCTGGCATCGCAACGGCCACCATTTGTCCGGTAAGCGGACAACGCCCGGGCGCGCACTGCCCCACCACCCGCCGGGGCGTCTTTTTGCAGGGCACCACGCCCGCCGACACCTGCACCGTACACCGACGCGTGCCGATTGACGTGCGCACCGGCGTCCGCGCCACCCCGCAGACGCCGCCTCGGTTTGTGGCACGCCGACGGTTTACCGTGCATCCGCCCGCGTTTCATGCCTGGATGCGCCGGCACGGCCATGCGCTGCCGCCCGGCCGCTCCTCACCAAATGGGTTGGAGCCGCCCCGCCCGCGCATCACGTATCCCCCCGACGGCGCCCGCTACTGGATCGACCCCGTGCTGCACGCGGCCCACCAACAGATTCACCTCGCGGGCGTCGTCGACCCCTCGCTGCGCGCGGTGCATTGGACGGTTGACGGGGAACGCCTGGCGACGTCGGGGCCCGCCGCTACGTGGACCCTGCGCCCCGGCCCGCACACCATTCGCCTGCAGGGCCGCACCCCGCGCGGGCACATAGTCGGCAGCGACACGGTGCAGATTCATGTGCGCGGCGGGGCCACCGCCGCTCGCCGCTGA
- a CDS encoding Na+/H+ antiporter NhaC family protein — translation MDWLVLLPPVVAIVLVLWTRQVFLGLLAGVYLGTTLLVGGNPLAGLREMAAQIVAVFQSESSTRVLLFSLLVGSLIALVQVSGGVRGFIAWTQRRGWGQTRRSAELLAWCTGVLVFVESNLSSLTVGSVARPFFDRLNLPREKLAYYCDATCAPVCMSIPFNGWGAYVLGLIAAQGVTTGAVALLAEALLYNFFAWFAIGFALVLALTGAGFGAMRTAEARAAAGQLTRPGSQPMVDASVADIEPPDHVDPRPIALIAPLGLLVAMVLLGLWITGGGSIMQGSGSTAVYWGVAVAVAGAMGLYALPHPFPRGSATLSISTSMEWAVKGASGLVPVILLLLLAFTLGNVADALQMGAYVVSLVGSGGPTWWVPAAVYLAGAVISFTLGSSWTAFALMVPVALPLAAGVGLPPPLLLGAVLSGGLFGDHASPLSDTSIIASMASACDHVDHVRTQMPYALCQAGAAGAAFLVAGYLMA, via the coding sequence ATGGACTGGCTTGTCTTGCTGCCGCCGGTAGTGGCCATTGTGCTCGTGCTGTGGACGCGCCAGGTGTTTTTGGGCCTGCTAGCGGGGGTGTACCTGGGCACGACGCTGCTGGTGGGCGGCAATCCGCTGGCGGGGCTGCGCGAGATGGCAGCGCAAATTGTCGCGGTCTTTCAGTCGGAGAGCAGCACGCGCGTGTTGCTCTTTTCGCTGCTGGTGGGCAGCCTGATTGCGCTGGTGCAGGTTTCTGGCGGGGTGCGCGGCTTTATTGCGTGGACGCAGCGCCGCGGCTGGGGGCAAACGCGTCGCAGCGCCGAGTTGCTGGCTTGGTGCACCGGCGTGCTGGTGTTTGTGGAGTCGAACCTCTCGTCGCTCACCGTTGGGTCGGTTGCCCGTCCCTTCTTCGACCGGCTGAACCTGCCGCGCGAGAAGCTCGCGTACTACTGCGATGCCACGTGTGCGCCGGTGTGCATGTCGATTCCGTTTAACGGATGGGGCGCGTACGTTCTGGGGCTCATTGCGGCGCAGGGCGTCACCACCGGCGCGGTGGCGTTGCTGGCCGAGGCGCTCCTGTACAACTTCTTTGCATGGTTCGCGATCGGATTTGCTCTGGTGCTGGCCCTCACCGGGGCCGGCTTTGGGGCGATGCGCACCGCTGAAGCGCGTGCCGCCGCGGGCCAGCTCACGCGGCCCGGCAGTCAGCCCATGGTGGACGCCTCGGTGGCCGACATTGAACCGCCCGATCACGTAGACCCGCGGCCCATAGCGCTCATCGCACCGCTTGGGCTGCTGGTTGCCATGGTGCTCCTGGGGCTGTGGATTACAGGCGGTGGCTCGATCATGCAGGGCAGCGGCTCTACGGCGGTGTACTGGGGCGTAGCGGTAGCCGTGGCCGGTGCCATGGGCCTGTATGCGCTGCCGCACCCGTTCCCGCGGGGCTCCGCGACGCTTTCCATATCCACCTCGATGGAGTGGGCCGTGAAAGGCGCCTCCGGCCTGGTGCCTGTGATCCTGCTCTTGCTCCTGGCGTTTACCCTCGGCAATGTGGCCGACGCCCTGCAGATGGGCGCCTACGTGGTTTCGTTGGTGGGCAGCGGCGGGCCTACGTGGTGGGTCCCAGCGGCCGTCTACCTGGCGGGGGCCGTCATCTCGTTTACGCTGGGCTCCTCGTGGACGGCGTTTGCGCTGATGGTGCCGGTGGCGCTTCCGCTGGCTGCGGGCGTAGGGCTTCCGCCACCGCTGCTGCTGGGGGCGGTGCTGTCGGGCGGGCTGTTTGGCGATCACGCCTCGCCGCTTTCCGATACGTCGATCATCGCGTCGATGGCGTCGGCCTGCGACCACGTCGACCACGTGCGCACCCAAATGCCGTACGCCTTGTGTCAGGCGGGCGCCGCGGGGGCCGCGTTCCTCGTGGCGGGCTACCTGATGGCGTAA
- a CDS encoding thioredoxin family protein codes for MALTESIMEELGQTAPAFELPIANPSVDDRAGDTRALSDFDDAEALVIVFMCNHCPYVQHIEDALVDVARSYQARGVQFVGICSNDPEQYPQDNFEAMAQRAEAHNYSFPYLHDPTQAVAKAYGAVCTPDIFVYDADRTLVYRGRFDETSPKRGGAAHGGDLKAALDDLLETGTVSADQKPSMGCNIKWAPGNAPA; via the coding sequence ATGGCTCTCACGGAATCTATCATGGAAGAGCTGGGGCAGACGGCCCCGGCCTTCGAACTCCCTATTGCCAATCCGTCGGTTGACGACCGCGCCGGCGACACCCGCGCGCTGTCGGATTTTGATGACGCCGAGGCGCTCGTCATCGTGTTTATGTGCAACCACTGCCCGTATGTGCAGCACATCGAAGACGCGCTGGTCGACGTTGCGCGCTCCTATCAGGCGCGTGGGGTGCAGTTTGTTGGCATCTGCTCAAACGACCCGGAGCAGTACCCGCAAGACAACTTCGAGGCGATGGCGCAGCGGGCCGAGGCGCACAACTATTCGTTCCCGTACCTCCACGATCCCACCCAAGCGGTTGCCAAGGCGTATGGCGCGGTGTGCACGCCCGACATTTTCGTGTACGATGCCGACCGGACGCTGGTGTACCGCGGGCGCTTCGACGAGACCTCGCCCAAGCGCGGCGGCGCAGCGCACGGCGGCGACCTGAAGGCGGCGCTCGACGATTTGCTGGAGACGGGCACCGTGTCTGCCGATCAGAAGCCCTCGATGGGGTGCAACATCAAGTGGGCGCCGGGGAACGCACCGGCCTAA
- a CDS encoding DUF2237 family protein: MEARSARNVLGTALTSCSEEPLTGFYRDGCCHTGPSDRGLHVVCAEMTDAFLAFTKAQGNDLTTPQPAFNFPGLQPGDRWCVCAARWQEALEAGVAPPVDLAATHERALAVVALEDLKAHARNAAGDG; encoded by the coding sequence ATGGAAGCGCGTTCCGCCCGTAATGTGCTCGGCACCGCCCTCACGTCATGCTCCGAGGAGCCGCTGACGGGTTTTTATCGCGACGGCTGCTGCCATACCGGGCCGTCCGATCGCGGCTTGCATGTGGTATGTGCAGAGATGACCGATGCGTTTCTTGCGTTTACGAAGGCGCAGGGCAACGACCTGACCACCCCGCAGCCCGCGTTCAACTTTCCGGGGCTGCAGCCGGGCGACCGGTGGTGCGTGTGCGCGGCGCGCTGGCAAGAGGCGCTGGAGGCTGGCGTGGCGCCGCCGGTCGATCTTGCGGCCACGCACGAACGGGCGCTTGCTGTGGTCGCGCTGGAGGACCTGAAGGCCCACGCACGCAATGCTGCGGGCGACGGCTGA